The Bacteroidota bacterium genome window below encodes:
- a CDS encoding GTP cyclohydrolase I FolE2 has translation MSEISTPGKSVLPDTQNLQDPRNLAIDKVGVKNVKYPIIVKDKENSIQHTVATISMTVDLPKEFKGTHMSRFVEILQCKEREMHVDAVDKVLEEMQKKLNATASHIEMEFPFFRTKKAPVTQKESLLDYRAKFHAARNNEQKDFVLTVIVPVTTLCPCSKSISIHGAHNQRGEVTVSVRFNDMVWIEDIITLVEQSASSELYSLLKREDEKFVTERAYENPVFVEDLVRNVVLKLKEMPHITWYSVEAENFESIHNHNAYALIESHKSLNGYIISRY, from the coding sequence TTGTCAGAGATATCTACCCCAGGTAAATCGGTATTGCCGGACACCCAGAATTTACAAGACCCCCGTAATCTTGCAATCGATAAAGTCGGTGTAAAGAACGTAAAGTACCCAATAATAGTAAAAGATAAAGAGAATTCAATACAGCACACAGTGGCAACAATTTCTATGACAGTTGATCTGCCGAAAGAATTTAAAGGAACTCACATGAGCAGGTTTGTAGAAATTTTGCAATGCAAAGAAAGAGAAATGCATGTAGATGCAGTTGATAAAGTACTGGAAGAGATGCAGAAGAAACTCAATGCAACAGCTTCACATATTGAAATGGAGTTTCCTTTCTTCAGAACAAAAAAAGCGCCTGTAACACAGAAGGAGTCATTGCTGGATTACAGAGCTAAGTTTCACGCAGCAAGAAATAATGAGCAGAAAGATTTTGTTCTTACAGTTATTGTACCTGTAACAACATTATGTCCGTGCTCAAAAAGTATTTCAATACACGGCGCGCATAATCAAAGAGGTGAGGTGACTGTTTCAGTAAGGTTCAATGATATGGTATGGATAGAAGATATAATTACTCTTGTTGAGCAAAGCGCAAGCTCTGAATTATATTCTTTATTAAAAAGAGAAGACGAAAAATTTGTAACGGAGAGAGCTTATGAAAATCCTGTATTCGTTGAAGACCTAGTAAGAAACGTTGTACTGAAGTTAAAAGAAATGCCTCACATTACCTGGTATAGTGTTGAAGCGGAAAATTTCGAAAGCATTCACAATCATAATGCATACGCATTGATTGAATCCCATAAATCCCTTAACGGATATATTATTTCCCGATATTAA
- a CDS encoding UDP-2,3-diacylglucosamine diphosphatase, whose protein sequence is MKNAYYFISDVHLGYGPKDDNVLKENVLLHFLDYIKADAKELFIVGDLFDYWMEYKHVVPKGYYRLFAKISELVSEGIKINYLAGNHDFWRGTYFKEEFDIDIVFDEIIREIDGKKFFIHHGDGMAYKDTGYKILKKIMRNRFAQFMYAKLHPDWGLGLAKKSSHSSRMHTGQKDYTKHDGLRDFGEMKIKEGFDVVIMGHRHRPLRVDYDSGTYINTGDWIDNFTYVVYKDKKIELISYYNKKENKYKQETIKAVG, encoded by the coding sequence ATGAAAAATGCATACTATTTTATTTCAGATGTTCATTTAGGTTATGGACCTAAAGACGATAACGTATTAAAGGAAAACGTTCTTTTACATTTCCTCGATTATATTAAAGCAGATGCTAAGGAATTATTCATCGTAGGTGATCTGTTCGATTACTGGATGGAATACAAGCACGTAGTTCCGAAAGGATATTACAGACTGTTTGCAAAAATATCTGAGCTTGTTTCCGAAGGAATAAAAATAAATTACCTTGCAGGCAACCATGATTTCTGGAGAGGAACGTACTTCAAAGAAGAGTTTGATATAGATATTGTATTCGATGAGATAATCCGTGAGATTGACGGGAAGAAATTCTTCATTCATCACGGCGACGGAATGGCTTACAAAGATACAGGTTACAAGATATTAAAAAAAATAATGCGCAACAGATTTGCGCAGTTCATGTATGCAAAACTACACCCTGACTGGGGACTGGGGCTTGCGAAAAAAAGCTCGCACTCTTCACGAATGCATACGGGACAAAAAGATTATACGAAGCACGACGGACTCAGGGATTTCGGCGAGATGAAAATAAAAGAGGGATTTGATGTAGTTATAATGGGGCACAGGCACCGTCCTTTAAGAGTAGATTATGATTCAGGCACATACATCAATACAGGGGACTGGATTGACAATTTTACATATGTAGTTTATAAAGATAAAAAAATAGAACTGATAAGTTACTATAACAAAAAAGAAAATAAGTATAAACAGGAGACAATAAAAGCGGTTGGCTAA
- a CDS encoding T9SS type A sorting domain-containing protein, translating into MKKLSSLLFIALFLCAKSYSAVPFNVEIEQISIPNSPSLHSFAFAQYNGKWLFIGGRTNGLHGFSNTLPAFPRAYANRYIYVVDPNTNQVWSKNIYTDLNIAVADPLKTHNMEYYQNGQTLVMIGGMGLDSLRDSTVTFTTITAINVPGIINAVVNNQNISSYVTQISDSRMQVCGGELSMIGNDYYLVGGHNFSGQYRSPANGEFFQKYTNQYKKFNLNISGTITVSNYVAYTDSVNLHRRDMNLVPMINPDGSQSLSLYGGVFKYEKDLPYQNPVYINSSNYSVDNSFSQRFQQYSSAFLNMYDSVKKDMHTVFFGGTSLYYCDGITGQVKMDTLVPFIKDITSLSKLQNGTTVETILPIKFTEYLGTNAKFIPVQNIQEYSNGVVKLNQYATRTLVGYMFGGIKVPLANYTSGTASDRIFKIYLTYSPVGINQISSEVPSTFSLSQNYPNPFNPTTSIKFNVSKAGFVKVIIYNSLGREVEQLVNNNLSAGKYEVNWNASNQTSGVYFYKLVSENFSEVKKMMLVK; encoded by the coding sequence ATGAAAAAACTATCGTCCCTTTTATTCATCGCGCTATTCTTGTGCGCGAAAAGTTATTCAGCTGTTCCCTTCAATGTTGAAATAGAACAGATCAGCATACCAAATTCTCCCAGCTTACATTCATTTGCATTTGCACAGTATAACGGCAAGTGGCTTTTCATCGGCGGAAGAACAAACGGGCTGCATGGATTCAGCAATACGCTCCCTGCATTTCCCAGAGCTTATGCTAACAGATACATTTACGTTGTTGACCCTAACACAAATCAGGTCTGGTCAAAAAATATTTATACCGATTTAAACATAGCAGTTGCCGACCCGCTTAAAACTCACAACATGGAATATTATCAGAACGGCCAGACGCTTGTAATGATTGGCGGAATGGGATTAGATTCTCTCAGAGATTCTACGGTAACGTTCACTACAATTACTGCTATCAATGTTCCGGGAATTATAAACGCAGTTGTGAATAATCAGAATATAAGTTCGTATGTTACTCAGATAAGCGATTCAAGAATGCAGGTATGCGGAGGCGAGCTTAGCATGATAGGCAATGATTATTATTTAGTAGGAGGACATAATTTTTCGGGACAGTACCGAAGCCCGGCGAACGGAGAATTTTTTCAGAAGTACACCAACCAATACAAGAAGTTCAATTTAAATATATCCGGTACAATTACAGTTTCAAACTATGTTGCTTATACTGATTCAGTAAATCTTCATAGAAGAGATATGAACTTAGTGCCGATGATAAATCCTGACGGCTCACAATCGTTATCATTATACGGAGGTGTGTTTAAGTATGAAAAAGACTTGCCGTATCAGAATCCCGTTTATATAAACAGTTCAAATTATTCTGTAGATAATTCTTTCAGTCAGAGATTTCAGCAGTACAGTTCTGCATTTTTGAATATGTACGACTCAGTAAAAAAAGATATGCACACTGTTTTCTTCGGCGGAACATCTCTTTATTACTGTGACGGAATTACAGGACAGGTTAAGATGGATACTCTGGTTCCTTTTATAAAGGATATTACATCTTTGTCAAAGCTTCAGAACGGAACAACTGTTGAAACAATTCTACCAATAAAATTTACTGAGTATCTCGGAACAAATGCAAAGTTTATTCCTGTGCAGAATATTCAAGAATACTCAAACGGAGTTGTGAAGCTTAATCAGTATGCAACAAGAACTCTTGTCGGGTATATGTTCGGAGGCATTAAAGTCCCGCTTGCAAATTATACATCGGGAACTGCCAGCGACAGGATTTTTAAAATTTATCTTACGTATTCACCGGTAGGAATAAATCAGATAAGCTCTGAAGTTCCATCAACGTTCAGCTTAAGTCAGAATTATCCGAATCCGTTCAATCCCACCACTTCAATTAAATTCAATGTCAGCAAGGCGGGATTTGTGAAAGTTATTATTTACAATTCACTCGGAAGAGAAGTTGAGCAGCTTGTGAATAATAATTTATCAGCAGGTAAGTATGAAGTAAACTGGAATGCATCAAACCAGACCAGCGGAGTATATTTTTATAAATTAGTATCAGAAAACTTCAGTGAAGTAAAAAAGATGATGCTGGTAAAGTAA
- a CDS encoding NUDIX domain-containing protein: protein MKLATLLYIKNDNGDYLLLERIKNPNKGLFSPPGGKLDVHLAESPIECAVREAHEECGIESKNEDWKLIGIMTEKEFPHIGNIMVFLFEFKKRINDVPPEFHEGKFHFVPESDLMSSNIPETDKKYIWSNILQNKKTGKNEVFFLNMDCTNYPEIILK, encoded by the coding sequence ATGAAACTTGCAACACTGCTGTACATAAAAAATGATAACGGTGATTATCTTTTGTTAGAACGTATTAAAAATCCTAATAAGGGTTTATTCTCTCCTCCCGGCGGAAAATTAGATGTTCATCTTGCAGAATCTCCCATAGAGTGCGCCGTCCGCGAAGCGCATGAAGAGTGCGGCATTGAATCAAAAAATGAAGACTGGAAGCTCATTGGAATAATGACGGAAAAGGAATTTCCTCACATCGGAAACATTATGGTTTTTCTTTTCGAGTTCAAAAAAAGAATTAACGATGTTCCGCCTGAATTTCACGAAGGTAAATTTCACTTTGTGCCTGAATCAGACCTGATGTCATCGAATATTCCGGAAACTGATAAGAAGTACATCTGGAGTAATATTCTGCAAAATAAAAAAACAGGTAAAAACGAGGTTTTTTTCCTCAATATGGACTGCACAAACTATCCCGAAATCATTTTAAAATAG
- a CDS encoding PBP1A family penicillin-binding protein, which yields MAKKDKYKEEELDKYLNDKEYRKNVSKKNRKANNVLGTAVVFILIGIICFAGYLVYLSQGLPSLAELENPKLEEATKVYSADGELIDKFFLKNRTKVTIENIPKDMINALVATEDRKFFDHWGFDLDRTIKALVKNIIAFRTKEGASTITQQLARNLYPDIGREVSINRKLREAMTSIQIERTYTKQEILAYYLNTVYFGKGAYGVEAAAQTYFNKSAKDLGIDECAILVGVLKNPTKYDPVDNPEESKKRRNIVLNSMLEAGYINAEIYRTVSDDPIRVTLQKNFATFNSPAPQFTEMVRQQLEQKAEKYGYDLYRDGLQIYTTLDTRFQKHAMDAATEQLKTFQKEFNGYWNWKNNKDVLNDAVERQIKQSEEYKKGKTDAERNKIAEKLRKSTSFVDSVKAIETTVQLGFVCMNPKSGEIKAMVGSNPNNQFKYGLNHVTQIKRQPGSTFKVFVYTEAIQNGYSPGYMISNDPVNVNVGGKIWSPKGGGTGGSVSLRDAIAKSINVIAVRTAMEIAPLDKVIQLAHDMGVRSELPNVLSLVLGAGEVTPLEMTNAFGTIANEGIWVEPVAITKICDRNGNIIEEIKPDSKEVLSEDVAYIMQDMMEGVIDEGTATSIRSYFSRPAAGKTGTTNDYTDAWFIGFTPQFLAGVWLGFDDPRVKFGGGYGQGGKAAAPIWGRFMKYLYADDSFDFPVAYFQMPDGVEEASICSVSGMLDNGSCPSHKELVLKKFLPKKCNVPHSLPSEGTQETNLPPENSVGF from the coding sequence TTGGCTAAAAAAGATAAATATAAAGAAGAAGAACTCGATAAATATCTTAACGATAAGGAATACAGAAAAAACGTATCCAAGAAAAACAGGAAAGCAAATAACGTACTGGGTACGGCAGTAGTTTTTATTTTAATAGGAATAATCTGCTTTGCAGGATATCTTGTTTACCTTTCACAGGGGCTTCCCTCACTTGCCGAATTAGAAAATCCTAAGCTGGAAGAAGCAACTAAAGTTTATTCCGCTGACGGAGAGTTAATAGACAAATTTTTCTTAAAGAACAGAACTAAAGTTACCATTGAAAATATCCCTAAGGATATGATAAATGCTTTGGTTGCAACTGAGGACAGAAAATTTTTCGATCACTGGGGATTTGATTTAGATAGAACTATAAAAGCGCTGGTAAAGAATATTATTGCTTTCAGAACAAAGGAAGGTGCAAGTACAATCACACAGCAGCTTGCAAGAAATTTATATCCTGATATCGGCCGTGAAGTTTCTATTAACAGAAAGCTTCGCGAAGCAATGACTTCGATTCAGATAGAAAGAACTTATACTAAGCAGGAAATTTTAGCTTATTACTTAAACACAGTTTATTTCGGTAAAGGCGCATACGGAGTTGAGGCAGCTGCGCAGACATACTTTAATAAAAGCGCTAAAGATCTGGGAATTGATGAATGCGCAATACTGGTTGGTGTATTGAAAAATCCGACTAAGTATGACCCTGTTGATAATCCCGAAGAATCCAAGAAGAGAAGAAATATTGTTCTGAACTCTATGCTTGAGGCAGGATATATCAATGCTGAAATATACAGAACAGTTTCCGATGACCCGATAAGAGTTACACTGCAAAAAAACTTTGCTACATTTAATTCCCCGGCTCCTCAGTTTACTGAAATGGTGAGGCAACAGCTGGAACAGAAAGCAGAAAAATACGGATATGATTTATACAGAGACGGCTTGCAGATTTACACGACACTCGATACTAGATTCCAGAAGCATGCAATGGATGCTGCAACTGAACAGCTGAAAACTTTCCAGAAGGAATTTAACGGTTACTGGAACTGGAAGAATAATAAAGATGTATTGAACGACGCTGTTGAAAGACAGATAAAACAATCGGAAGAATATAAAAAAGGAAAGACTGACGCTGAAAGAAATAAGATTGCCGAGAAGCTCCGAAAGAGTACTAGCTTTGTAGATTCTGTAAAAGCTATTGAGACAACTGTTCAGTTGGGATTTGTTTGTATGAATCCAAAGAGCGGTGAAATAAAAGCTATGGTTGGCTCTAATCCTAACAATCAGTTCAAATACGGTTTGAACCACGTTACCCAGATAAAAAGACAGCCGGGTTCAACATTCAAAGTTTTTGTTTATACTGAAGCGATTCAAAACGGCTACAGCCCGGGATACATGATTTCCAACGACCCTGTTAATGTAAACGTCGGTGGAAAGATATGGTCGCCAAAAGGCGGCGGTACAGGCGGAAGTGTTTCGCTCAGAGATGCTATTGCAAAATCAATTAACGTTATTGCTGTAAGGACTGCTATGGAAATTGCTCCGCTTGATAAAGTAATTCAGCTTGCCCATGATATGGGTGTAAGGTCTGAATTACCGAATGTTCTTTCATTGGTACTTGGCGCGGGAGAAGTGACTCCGCTTGAAATGACGAATGCATTCGGAACAATTGCAAACGAAGGGATATGGGTTGAGCCTGTTGCCATTACAAAAATCTGCGATAGAAACGGAAACATCATAGAAGAAATAAAACCTGATTCGAAAGAAGTTTTAAGTGAAGATGTTGCATACATAATGCAGGATATGATGGAAGGTGTTATTGATGAAGGAACTGCAACAAGCATACGTTCATATTTTTCGCGGCCTGCTGCAGGTAAAACAGGAACGACTAACGATTATACAGATGCATGGTTCATCGGATTTACTCCGCAGTTCTTAGCAGGTGTATGGCTTGGTTTTGATGATCCTCGTGTGAAGTTCGGAGGCGGTTACGGTCAGGGCGGTAAAGCTGCTGCTCCTATATGGGGACGCTTTATGAAGTACCTGTATGCCGATGACAGTTTTGATTTTCCTGTTGCATACTTCCAGATGCCGGATGGTGTAGAGGAGGCTAGTATATGCTCCGTAAGCGGAATGCTTGATAACGGTTCATGCCCTTCACATAAAGAGCTTGTGCTGAAAAAGTTTCTGCCGAAGAAATGTAATGTACCGCACTCGCTTCCATCGGAAGGAACTCAGGAAACAAATCTTCCTCCGGAGAATAGTGTAGGATTTTAA
- a CDS encoding MFS transporter: protein MPDNLTTVSFPYKIIKFSKSFLKQLSFKNTFSALTHRNFKLWFYGQTISLIGTWMQITAQSFLIFELTHSSSYLGYVGFASGIPSWFFMFYGGVVVDRVSRRTVLIITQVALMVLSIILAYLTFSGNIEPWHILVLSLLTGVAVAFDAPARQTFINELVHREHLTNAIALNATMFNTASAVGPAFSGVAYALVGPAWCFTINAVSFIAVIIGLFMIKLDVKKAVKKTTSVISDLKEGLSYIKSHKLIRTFIFFSAAVSLLGVSFTTLIPAWAVKILGGDSTTNGMLQSARGVGALLSALVVASLGAFNFRGKLYTLGAISLPIFIIFFAIFHFTFAAYVTLFIVGASTVLVYNLTNAFLQSLVTDELRGRVLAVYTFTFFGLMPLGSLLIGNTAEWIGETFGIILFALLLLACAMYIYLRVPKIRAL from the coding sequence ATGCCGGATAATCTTACTACAGTTTCGTTTCCCTATAAAATAATAAAGTTCAGCAAAAGTTTTTTAAAGCAGCTCAGTTTCAAAAATACATTCTCCGCACTTACTCACAGAAATTTCAAACTCTGGTTTTACGGTCAGACTATTTCATTGATCGGCACATGGATGCAGATCACTGCGCAGTCGTTTCTTATTTTTGAACTCACACATTCTTCTTCTTATCTCGGTTACGTAGGTTTTGCTTCAGGTATTCCATCATGGTTCTTTATGTTCTACGGCGGAGTAGTTGTTGACCGCGTTTCACGAAGAACGGTTCTTATCATAACGCAGGTTGCGTTAATGGTGCTTTCTATCATACTCGCTTACCTTACCTTCTCAGGCAATATTGAACCCTGGCATATTTTAGTTTTATCCTTATTAACGGGAGTAGCCGTAGCATTTGATGCACCGGCAAGACAAACTTTTATAAATGAGCTTGTTCACCGCGAACATCTCACAAATGCAATTGCGCTCAACGCAACAATGTTTAATACTGCTTCGGCAGTTGGTCCCGCTTTCTCAGGAGTTGCATACGCTCTTGTAGGTCCGGCATGGTGTTTTACAATCAATGCGGTTTCATTCATTGCAGTTATCATAGGATTATTTATGATCAAACTTGATGTAAAAAAAGCGGTTAAGAAAACGACTTCAGTTATTTCGGATCTGAAAGAAGGTTTGAGTTATATAAAATCTCATAAACTTATAAGGACTTTTATTTTCTTCTCTGCTGCAGTCAGCCTTCTGGGAGTTTCATTCACAACCCTAATTCCTGCATGGGCTGTAAAAATATTGGGCGGAGATTCTACCACTAATGGTATGCTGCAATCGGCACGTGGAGTAGGGGCTTTGCTCAGTGCTCTCGTTGTAGCATCGCTCGGCGCGTTTAATTTTCGCGGTAAACTTTATACTCTCGGTGCAATTTCGCTACCAATTTTTATAATCTTCTTCGCAATATTTCATTTCACATTTGCAGCTTACGTAACATTATTCATCGTCGGGGCAAGCACTGTGCTTGTATATAATCTGACAAATGCTTTTCTTCAATCACTTGTAACTGATGAGCTCAGAGGCAGAGTTCTTGCAGTTTATACATTTACATTTTTTGGATTAATGCCGCTTGGTTCACTTTTAATCGGGAACACTGCAGAGTGGATTGGTGAAACATTCGGAATCATTCTTTTCGCTCTCTTACTTCTTGCCTGCGCCATGTATATCTATCTAAGGGTACCAAAAATCAGAGCTTTATAA
- a CDS encoding amidohydrolase family protein, which translates to MDSFIIIKNGIVLTLDRQGRAGIHTIVIKNNKIVEIDFDNRFEIGKFIDRYPQTKLIDAQNKIIVPGFINSNCYSTFSLNKLFFKKCTFESLKENPALQTIDKYLYLVENVPKRKNIFKVNYLKSICAGEVNVIESSGDINHEQLDDALNGSNMTVNLVDYENNKSANAPIDAKSFSGVRGDEQINMYLVNNLKNLTNSADVKLFLEVYQSEKDLTEIKDLFRKSLIYVLKDYNLLTQSTILSNPIYLSKNEFDVLNSTSTNVVLSPSDIVNFYPRNFDFRNFIYSDLNVSIGTGFTGKNVFSEIKLISSLCSKNIRNYEPLLKMISLNGAYAQGISNLTGSIEKNKLANFVFFDLNKFNSFAAFPEIDSEKISEYIIENLNSENISDVIINGNFEVKDYNVELKLDFNPLKTASEISNEIYKAGNYHEYAEKQKHFKRHENINEEIFDNPYVSGGLEETQKELLVEFGEEFRVVKKESDDVLQPIDNSFLPGSVNSLSYIDSYDSDFNFLTIEEEQITPHPLTKEGVKFSPKKISFDEEETLAAETKERRDENPKEPVREKPVIRNTDSHEETQKPKEPQFKKVKLRFGFSDDK; encoded by the coding sequence ATGGATAGCTTTATAATAATTAAGAACGGAATAGTGCTGACTCTTGACAGGCAGGGAAGAGCAGGCATACATACGATTGTTATAAAAAATAATAAGATTGTTGAGATTGATTTTGATAACAGATTTGAAATAGGGAAATTTATTGACAGGTATCCGCAGACTAAGCTTATAGATGCGCAGAATAAAATTATTGTGCCCGGATTTATAAACTCCAATTGCTACTCAACATTTTCACTTAATAAATTATTTTTTAAGAAGTGTACGTTTGAAAGTTTAAAAGAAAATCCTGCTTTGCAGACGATTGATAAGTATTTGTATCTCGTTGAAAACGTTCCGAAAAGAAAAAATATTTTTAAGGTCAATTATTTAAAATCGATTTGCGCAGGAGAGGTAAATGTAATTGAATCATCAGGTGATATAAATCACGAACAGTTAGATGACGCGTTGAACGGTTCAAACATGACGGTGAATCTTGTTGATTATGAAAACAACAAATCAGCAAATGCCCCCATAGATGCAAAAAGTTTTTCGGGAGTAAGAGGAGATGAGCAAATTAATATGTATCTGGTAAATAATCTGAAGAACCTGACTAACTCAGCCGATGTAAAATTGTTTTTAGAAGTTTATCAGAGTGAAAAAGATTTAACTGAGATAAAGGATTTATTCAGAAAATCTCTGATATATGTGCTGAAAGATTATAATCTTTTAACACAGTCAACTATACTTTCCAATCCTATTTATCTGAGTAAGAATGAGTTCGATGTTTTAAATTCAACATCTACGAACGTTGTGCTCTCTCCATCTGATATTGTGAATTTTTACCCGAGGAATTTTGATTTCAGAAATTTTATTTATTCAGATTTAAATGTAAGCATTGGTACGGGATTCACAGGGAAAAATGTATTCTCAGAGATAAAGTTAATTTCTTCCCTATGCTCAAAGAACATCAGAAACTATGAGCCTCTTTTGAAAATGATTTCTCTTAACGGTGCTTATGCGCAGGGTATATCTAATCTCACAGGCTCAATTGAAAAGAATAAGCTGGCCAATTTTGTATTTTTCGATTTAAATAAATTTAATTCCTTTGCTGCATTCCCTGAAATTGATTCGGAAAAAATTTCAGAGTATATAATTGAGAATTTAAATTCTGAAAATATATCTGACGTAATTATTAACGGAAACTTCGAAGTAAAAGATTATAATGTAGAATTAAAATTAGATTTCAATCCGTTAAAGACTGCATCAGAGATCAGCAATGAGATTTATAAAGCAGGTAATTACCACGAGTATGCCGAGAAGCAGAAACATTTTAAGAGACACGAAAATATTAACGAAGAAATATTTGATAATCCCTATGTAAGCGGTGGACTTGAAGAGACACAGAAAGAATTATTAGTCGAATTCGGAGAAGAGTTCAGAGTAGTAAAAAAAGAAAGCGATGATGTACTGCAGCCGATAGATAATTCATTTTTACCGGGTTCGGTCAATTCGTTATCCTATATAGATTCGTATGATTCAGATTTTAATTTCTTAACAATTGAAGAAGAACAAATAACTCCCCATCCTTTAACAAAAGAAGGTGTGAAATTTTCTCCAAAGAAAATTTCTTTTGATGAAGAAGAAACTCTTGCTGCTGAAACAAAAGAAAGAAGAGATGAGAATCCGAAAGAACCGGTCAGAGAAAAACCTGTGATAAGAAATACAGATTCACATGAAGAAACACAAAAACCTAAAGAGCCGCAGTTTAAAAAAGTAAAACTTCGTTTCGGATTCAGTGACGATAAATAG
- a CDS encoding class I SAM-dependent methyltransferase codes for MPTNKIEHDLSGTAFVVNVSRSEKVMISKDIYAHLWITDAARKYYDELNENVYKFDDLFISLRHRFFYEKQKEFIKTHNNPAIINIGSGFTNYPFLLEGKFEYIEVDLENIIYYKKERIQKFIQEAIIPFRDVYYYPIDLRNVIDREYLRSKLNGAIASSNRSMIIMEGLTFFLDENTLDYLFKTLGSIQKKGSEIVFDFWKPDAMTYPVLQKLKSYLENNFGYTMKDYFLFDKDYIESKRDFVISEIMPIQEIEKHYAGTNIFENKENVIPANLCTLVKL; via the coding sequence ATGCCTACAAATAAAATAGAACATGATCTTTCGGGAACAGCTTTTGTTGTAAACGTCTCCCGCTCTGAAAAAGTAATGATAAGCAAAGATATTTACGCTCATCTATGGATTACTGATGCTGCAAGGAAATATTATGATGAGTTAAATGAAAATGTTTATAAGTTCGATGATTTATTTATAAGCTTAAGGCACAGATTTTTTTACGAGAAGCAAAAAGAATTTATAAAGACCCATAACAATCCTGCTATAATAAATATCGGTTCGGGATTTACAAATTATCCGTTTCTTCTGGAAGGGAAATTTGAATACATTGAAGTTGACCTCGAAAATATAATCTACTACAAAAAAGAACGTATACAGAAATTCATTCAGGAAGCTATAATTCCTTTCCGTGATGTTTATTATTATCCGATTGATTTGCGAAACGTCATCGACAGAGAATATTTACGCTCCAAACTTAACGGCGCAATAGCTTCTTCAAACCGCTCAATGATTATTATGGAGGGACTGACATTTTTCTTAGATGAAAATACTCTCGATTATTTATTTAAAACGCTCGGATCTATACAGAAGAAAGGCTCTGAAATTGTTTTTGATTTCTGGAAGCCCGATGCAATGACCTACCCGGTGCTTCAAAAATTGAAGTCATATCTTGAAAATAATTTCGGATATACTATGAAAGATTATTTTTTATTTGATAAGGATTATATAGAATCAAAAAGAGATTTTGTAATAAGTGAAATAATGCCTATTCAGGAAATCGAAAAGCACTATGCAGGAACTAACATATTTGAAAACAAAGAAAACGTAATACCTGCAAATTTATGTACATTGGTGAAATTATAA
- a CDS encoding N(4)-(beta-N-acetylglucosaminyl)-L-asparaginase, whose translation MKPLVISTWKHGLAANDAAYQVLKNGGNSLDAVEEGVKVSENDPTVLSVGYGGLPDAAGRVTLDAAIMDWKARIGAVICVENIKNPISLARKVLEDTEHTILAGDGAFEFALKNGYEAENLLTENSLRRFNEWKASGGENAEEIHTDDFSILKRKADSINEDGNHDTIGMVAIDKDGHISASCTTSGMAWKLHGRVGDSPIPGSGLYVDGEVGGAASTGRGEECIRACGSFLIVEYMRLGISPMEACKIACERVVKLNLLSSKNRDHIFQVGFVALNVKGEYGAYSVRKGFEYAVYNQKGNQLIQAQNYLDEDFTIEDL comes from the coding sequence TTGAAGCCACTTGTAATATCAACATGGAAACACGGATTAGCAGCGAATGATGCCGCTTATCAGGTTTTAAAGAACGGAGGAAATTCTCTCGATGCAGTTGAAGAAGGAGTAAAAGTTTCTGAAAACGACCCGACTGTTTTGAGCGTCGGCTATGGCGGATTGCCCGATGCAGCGGGAAGAGTGACTCTTGATGCTGCTATTATGGATTGGAAAGCGCGCATAGGCGCAGTGATTTGTGTAGAGAATATTAAGAATCCGATCTCACTGGCAAGAAAAGTTCTAGAAGATACTGAGCATACAATTTTAGCCGGAGACGGCGCATTTGAGTTTGCCTTAAAAAACGGTTATGAGGCTGAAAATCTTCTGACGGAAAATTCATTAAGAAGATTTAACGAATGGAAGGCATCGGGTGGTGAAAACGCAGAAGAAATTCATACCGATGATTTTTCCATACTGAAAAGAAAAGCTGATTCGATAAATGAAGACGGCAATCATGATACAATCGGAATGGTTGCAATTGATAAAGACGGACATATATCGGCATCATGCACAACTTCAGGTATGGCGTGGAAATTACATGGCAGAGTCGGTGATAGTCCTATTCCCGGAAGCGGACTTTATGTTGACGGCGAAGTTGGCGGGGCAGCATCAACAGGCAGAGGGGAAGAATGTATAAGGGCATGCGGTTCTTTTTTAATTGTGGAGTATATGCGATTAGGAATTTCTCCTATGGAAGCGTGCAAAATTGCATGCGAAAGAGTTGTGAAGTTGAATTTGCTTTCGAGTAAAAACCGCGACCACATTTTTCAGGTGGGATTTGTTGCGTTGAACGTAAAAGGCGAGTACGGCGCATACAGTGTGAGAAAAGGATTTGAATATGCAGTATATAATCAGAAAGGTAACCAGCTTATACAGGCGCAAAATTATCTTGATGAAGATTTTACAATAGAAGATTTATAA